A portion of the Candidatus Schekmanbacteria bacterium genome contains these proteins:
- the recR gene encoding recombination protein RecR: MKYGSPSLEKLVSALMRLPGIGRKSANRLVFHILKMSDEEAERLSESIKAVKKNIKFCRECFNITEEEVCVICSCGERKSKEICVVENYLDLVAIEQTGEFKGLYHVLGGAISPLDGVGPADLKIKELVERIKKLCPEEIVVATNFNSEGEATAMYLAKILKPLNIKITRIAHGLPVGSDLEYADEITISRALEGRRAL, translated from the coding sequence ATGAAATATGGTTCTCCATCTCTTGAAAAGCTTGTTTCAGCCCTTATGAGACTTCCGGGTATTGGAAGGAAAAGCGCCAACCGTCTGGTATTTCATATACTGAAGATGAGCGATGAGGAAGCAGAAAGACTTTCTGAGAGTATAAAGGCAGTAAAGAAGAACATAAAATTTTGCAGGGAATGTTTTAATATAACTGAAGAGGAAGTATGTGTTATATGCAGTTGCGGAGAGAGGAAGTCAAAGGAGATCTGCGTGGTTGAAAATTATCTTGACCTTGTGGCAATAGAGCAGACAGGGGAATTTAAGGGACTTTATCATGTCCTTGGCGGGGCAATATCTCCTCTTGACGGAGTAGGCCCTGCGGACCTAAAGATAAAGGAGTTAGTTGAGCGGATAAAAAAGCTCTGCCCGGAGGAGATTGTTGTGGCTACTAATTTTAATTCTGAGGGTGAAGCCACGGCGATGTATCTTGCCAAGATTTTAAAGCCTCTTAACATTAAGATTACACGAATTGCCCACGGGCTTCCGGTGGGCAGTGATTTAGAATATGCAGATGAGATAACTATATCGAGGGCTCTTGAAGGAAGAAGAGCTCTTTAA
- a CDS encoding YbaB/EbfC family nucleoid-associated protein, whose translation MKNFNQIVKQAQKMQAQMAKVQEELVHKTVEATAGGGMVTVQANGRQEILSIKIEPDVIKSEEQEMLQDLVTAAVNEALRKSKELMEEEMKKITGGLGFNMPGF comes from the coding sequence ATGAAGAATTTTAACCAGATTGTAAAACAGGCACAGAAGATGCAGGCTCAGATGGCCAAGGTCCAGGAAGAGCTTGTGCATAAGACTGTGGAGGCGACTGCCGGAGGCGGGATGGTGACTGTCCAGGCTAATGGAAGACAGGAGATACTTAGTATAAAAATTGAGCCTGATGTTATAAAATCTGAAGAACAGGAAATGTTGCAGGATCTTGTCACAGCAGCCGTAAATGAAGCCCTGCGCAAATCAAAGGAGCTCATGGAGGAGGAGATGAAAAAGATTACCGGAGGACTGGGCTTTAACATGCCTGGATTCTGA